In one window of Posidoniimonas corsicana DNA:
- a CDS encoding ExbD/TolR family protein codes for MAVKINKGASAGALSMTPLIDVVFLLLIFFLVASRFEQEERQMDVTLPQAAEAAPTVLPGQEVFVTVTPAGQYFIQGQELTAAMLRTRLKAMYQANPGKQTVVIRADAQSSSGALVTVLDACNQANIGNYRIATE; via the coding sequence ATGGCAGTCAAAATCAACAAGGGGGCCTCGGCCGGCGCGCTGAGCATGACCCCGCTGATCGACGTGGTGTTCCTGCTGTTGATCTTCTTTCTGGTGGCCAGCCGGTTCGAGCAGGAGGAGCGGCAGATGGACGTCACGCTCCCGCAGGCCGCCGAGGCCGCGCCGACCGTCCTGCCCGGGCAGGAGGTGTTTGTGACCGTCACGCCGGCCGGGCAGTACTTCATTCAGGGGCAAGAACTGACCGCCGCGATGCTGCGGACGCGGCTCAAGGCGATGTACCAGGCGAACCCGGGCAAGCAGACCGTGGTGATCCGGGCTGACGCGCAGTCCAGCTCCGGCGCGCTGGTCACCGTGCTCGACGCCTGCAACCAGGCAAACATCGGCAACTACCGCATCGCGACCGAGTGA
- a CDS encoding MotA/TolQ/ExbB proton channel family protein — protein sequence MPLARHLAMTLALLTLAAGPLAAQAPPANPGEFTFPPLGPPPGQAGVDPDALAEAALEPPPAPAPVDDMATPVLELFLKGGWLMAPIVLMSVVVLAVALERMLGLRRGRIRPRKLVATLRRFADDGDLDPQRVYNACRRSRSALSRVVIAALSKVGRPHAEVEAAAADALQNEADRMYGNVRTLNLAAAVTPLMGLLGTVWGMIESFFVTANAAEGTDKATALAEGIYVALMTTFAGLAVAIPAAVLAHYFEGRILRSLRRVESLMTVLLPRIEALEGRGRIDLRQLEMNFQNNRSGYREPAPAVPPEPPAGPPHHLQRSAEAGGRV from the coding sequence ATGCCCCTTGCCCGCCACCTGGCGATGACTCTGGCTCTGCTGACGCTCGCCGCCGGCCCGCTCGCCGCGCAGGCGCCGCCCGCCAACCCGGGCGAGTTCACCTTCCCACCGCTGGGGCCCCCGCCGGGGCAGGCGGGAGTTGACCCGGACGCGCTGGCCGAAGCGGCGCTCGAGCCGCCCCCGGCGCCCGCGCCGGTAGACGACATGGCCACGCCGGTGCTTGAGCTGTTCCTCAAGGGCGGCTGGCTGATGGCGCCCATCGTGCTGATGTCGGTAGTGGTGCTGGCGGTCGCGCTGGAGCGGATGCTTGGGTTGCGCCGCGGGCGGATCCGCCCGCGGAAGCTGGTCGCCACGCTCCGCCGCTTTGCCGACGACGGCGACCTCGACCCGCAGCGGGTCTACAACGCCTGCCGCCGCAGCCGCAGCGCACTGTCGCGGGTGGTGATCGCGGCGCTGTCCAAGGTGGGCCGCCCCCACGCCGAGGTCGAAGCCGCCGCCGCCGACGCGCTGCAGAACGAGGCCGACCGCATGTACGGCAACGTCCGCACGCTCAACCTGGCCGCCGCGGTCACCCCGCTGATGGGACTGCTGGGCACGGTGTGGGGCATGATCGAGTCGTTCTTCGTCACCGCCAACGCCGCGGAGGGGACCGACAAGGCGACCGCCTTGGCCGAGGGCATCTACGTCGCGCTGATGACCACGTTCGCCGGACTGGCGGTGGCGATCCCCGCCGCGGTGCTGGCGCACTACTTCGAGGGGCGCATCCTCCGCTCGCTCCGCCGCGTCGAGAGCCTAATGACCGTGCTCCTGCCGCGCATCGAAGCGCTGGAGGGCCGCGGGCGGATCGACCTGCGGCAGCTCGAGATGAACTTCCAGAACAACCGGTCGGGCTACCGCGAGCCCGCCCCGGCGGTCCCGCCCGAACCGCCTGCCGGCCCGCCCCACCACCTGCAGCGCTCCGCCGAAGCGGGCGGGAGGGTGTAG